ATATTTGTACAATTCACATTATTTGGAGTATGATATTAGTAaagcatattccttgttttatcgACTTCCATAACAACTATTTAAGAAACAATATGTGCACATCCTCCGATAAGAACTAACATAATGCAAAAATATACTTGAAGTCCTCAATCATCAAGTGGAGGACTAAGTAACAAATGACATATGTTTACTCATATTTTATGGCTCCAAAAATAAACATCAGTTGCAAACTTGTAGGATTAAGTGGGAACGGGGAGCTTCATCAGCATTATCCTACTTTCTACATCACTTATATAAGTATTTTGGCTTTGTTACATTTTGTTAACCTAAGCACATACTCATCCATCAGATGCAAAAAATTCAACCTCTCTTTGCTGCTCATTTTCAGCAAGTATCTTGTCAGTGACAATCAATACAGACATTTTTTAATAGCATAGACTGAATTATACATGAAATATTACATACTAATAGATAATTAATTGGAGTTAAAAAATTCAAGGTttcttacctctctctctctctctctctctctctctctcttttgagcAATCTTACCTCTATATTAGCAGTGAAGTTTATAAAGCATTTTTCACTCCTTTGCTTTGAGCTTACTTCTGAAGTATACATTAAAATATATTCCAACAATGAACGTATTCCGAATTGCTAAAATCAATATGCAATCAGAAGCAGGCTATATTGTAAGACTGTAGAGACGAAACTTAGGCAGAAATCACAACTGAAAACAGAGTAAAGATGAAGATGGTACCTGCAATCGAGTCTTAATTGTGTCAAGAGGGGTTGTGACACAAGATGTCACAGCACCTGCTACAACACCACTGGCTGCTTGAGCACAGACTATATTCCACTGACTAGAAACATTTTTCTTCTCATTTCCACAACCTAGGAGCCTGCACACAGAGACCAGTAAAATACATGTACATGATTCATGAAAAGTGCACATAAGTATGAAGTAAAAATCATGACAAAAATATATGCTTGCGTGTCTGtgaatgtatatgtgtgtgtgtatataactatatatacatacaaacatacatacgtacatatgtgtatatatatacacatacataaatgtatatgtatataaacacATCAATGAACACTACTTTCTTAGCTTCTTTTACACAAGGAAAAAATCAATATTCCATGGTTAAAATGTGAACAAAATACTCAGGCTTTAATGAGCTACAATGATCCACTCTAGATAATCTACCGAGTCATGTGAACCATCAAATGGACAAGAATTCCATATGGATGGATAACCCTCACTTATATATTATGACAATGATTATGAGACAGAAGGCAATACCATCAGCAAATAGCCTAAACATGTTCTGTTGATGTCTAATTGAAATGTAAAACCACAAGTCTATATATTTGCATTATGAGGTGGTCAAATAGAGCAAGTTTCTCTCAGAACATGAATAAAAAAGATAATGATCAGGATAAGTTCTAACACAAAATGCACAAAAGGTATTATTGACCAAAATACAGAGTCCCGTTTCTAGTGCCCAAAAGCATTAGACATGACCTGCAAAAATGACTGAATGTTCTATATTTGATGAAACATAATCGAGAGCATTTCCATTTACAGTCGATGGGAGATATCTAAGCATGAAAGCAAGACATAATATATGAATAATTATCAAATCAAGTAGTGTACATCATCATATGCATGTTCTTCAACATAAGATTTAGCTTTAGAGCTGACAGGAAAGACAGCAACTTACTTCCAGATAATATGTTGGCTGGATCCGTAACTTGCCCACCATACAGCACTAGAAGGAGGATATGTCATAACGGACAGGCCAAATCCTCTGTATAGTCCCCAGACTCCATCAGACTTGATAATTCTATGAACAACGTCAAATCCACCATTATACTTTGCAAAACCAGAGTACCCTTGTACCATCAACTTTTGGCTAACCTAGTAGAAAAACACCTTGTTCATAGCTGAGTAGAATATGTggatatgataataataaaagatgAAAAATAAAGGATAGCTCCAGGCTTCAAAATGGATCAAACCATCAATTCAAAGCACCTAGTTGTAACTAGATTAGAGCACCTTCTAGAGGTACTGAGATGGTGAGACCTATATGTCTGATGTTGATTATTCTGAACTGTGCAACCGATAGAAATAAACCACAATGAGAATGACAACTGCAACCAATATGGTCCTATGTGATCATCAGAAAATTTTACTTGTATATATAGACATTTCAACAGAAAGCAGTTCTGAATATCTAATTCCTGATTGAAACAAAATGTAGTTGTAAAAATTTATGACAATGCTATTTTTGCTAGAAAAGCTTCTTCTGATGTTTTTCTGGGAAGGAGGTTTACCTTTCAACTTAGCTTTTTTGGTTCACTGTGACGCGAACAGGCTTGGTTGTATTCATTATGCTTAGCTTGTTAATATAGTTTACTCTcttcttttggaaaaaaaaaaattatgacaatGAGTGACCAAAAACCAAAAAAGTAAGTCACCACAACCTCTATAAATGCTAATTCTTCTGACTGTACTACCAACTCTTGGCATCACAATTAGGTTGTGCTTTTGCGACCTATTTAAGTCAAGTATATAGATTAACTCTCTCCAGACCTTGTATTGATAGGAGCCTCAGCAACTGACCTACCCTTTATATTGGTTTCTTATCATGAACTTTTTTTAGTGGAATGCAAGGCACTGAAAGATATTTGAGAAACACTGAAGGGTTCAGTTCTAAGAGATTCAATCTTGACTTGAAATGTGATGCATCAACAAACTCCACACTGATTGTGGACTATAGCTTTAGTGAGTATTATATGTCACTAGCCTAAAAAGGCATAATCTGGATACTCCTTTTTGAGGATTTGGCACATGTGATTTATAGGCTCAAACTGTGACCACTATGGTGTCAGAGTATCAGCTGTCTGTCATATGTTGACCATGTTGGGAGCTCTCATGCCTCCCAATGAGCCTCTGGTCTGACAGGGATTAGCAGTGACATATTGGAGCGAAGCACCTCCAAACTCCAGGTTATCTGTGAGAGATCCAGGTAATCTGTGAGAGGACCAGGTAATCCATGTGATAATTATAATAGTGTGTGGATACAAGAAATCGACGGTTTGAGTGAGAGAAATCGGCATACCACAATTAGTTCACATCAAGAATAGGCTATAAATTTAATTAGTATATGAATTGCTATATCCTCCAAAAACACCTTCAGGAATTTCTCAGGATCTTGGCCCATTTATGGGCTCTGTTAATGAGACGAATAATTTACTTTGACTAgcaactcatttattttcaaagagaATAAATGCATAGATAACTTTTAGTCAAAAGAAAATTATGGGCAAGCCATCTTGTGAAATAAAACCATATTTCTTGAGCAAAGCAGAAAAGCAAATGTTGCTGGAGTTCTGGAAATTGACATATCATAAGAAATTGTTGAAAACCAACTTCATACCACATCAAGAGGAACAAACACAGCCTGGGAGCATAGAGATCCTGACATGCCAGCAATGCCATTTGCTATGGCAGCTTGAACTGGTTCAGAAAGTTTAAATGGTTCCACCAGCTTTAATGAAGCCTCTTTCGTCATTTCCAAAGAAGTGAGGAAAACAATCCTGGCAGGAACAGCTCCAGTTATAACTGTGCCGAAACCCCTGTAAAGACCAGGGATGCCATCAACCTTTACAATATTTCTGAAAGCCGAAAATACATTCTTCTGCACAGCATCCTTTGAAGCAACCTGCATCCTAGTCTTTATGACAGAGAGTGGATATAGTGCCAGAGTAACACCACTGAAAATTCCAGCTCCTAGAACATAGAACTTGGTTTTGTCAAGCCTGCAGGATACAGTACGAAAAAAATGATAAGCACCTAGATTGATGAAAACACAATTAGGAACAGAGACAAAAAAGCATAAGCATGCAATCTAAATTAAGGGTGTAGTACTAAAATCCACTGAAACTAGTGGCAAAATTAGGTTCCAATTGCAATGCTGGAGAAGAGGGGATAGGGGAAGAAAAGCAATGACAACACTGAGATCTCCATACGAATCATCGATGGCAGGAATAGCTCCAAACTTAGCTACCTTGGTTTAATGAATAATGGAATAGATGATTCATGGTAACCTATTTGAAGGAACAAAAATGTTAGTTTTCCTTAACAAATTTAAGTTCTCTTTTCAATTTAATGAAAAGAGTCCAAAAAGTTCTAAGTAGTAATGCAAAAAGGCACTATCATAGTTAACTATAAAGCAAAGACCAAGACAGTTGTCAAATAGCCAGCATATCACTCAGAAAAGTTAGGAAGAGTAACTCTTACTAAATACCAACTTGGATATGAAACACCAACCAAGGCACAGTGTTGTGTTATTGAATATATTTGAATACCACACCAAGACATACTTTGAAAATTGTTCCATTGCATGAAATGTTTCTGGAAACCAATTTAAAATAAAACTAACCAAATAATTTTAATGGAAGCTCAGTGAAAATTCATAGAATTTAACTACCACACAAATTCTGAAAGAATTTTCACAGAGAACAGGAAAAACACTCATGGTTGACATAAGAAATTTATTCACAATTTGTTTCCTTAACATAAAAACATCCCTCGTTAGTTATATAATATGCATCACTATAAGATTGTAAAGTTTTATAATAAGGCCCTACAGAAAGGAACTCAGATGATCAAATCTTTGGTATTGGTAACTGGTGATAAGCTAAAATTGAAATCTTAAGAGCATGAAGCAGATGGTGGATGGTAATCTGAAAGCTCAGCTTCAACACAGCCTAGCCTAGACCATTTTTGAAGCCCTTTTTTCTCCCCAGAACGTTGTGGTATTGTTTGATTTGACAAGGTCAAAATGTGCATCTAACAGAGAAGAGCTCTAGTTGATAGATTGACATATATGCTTAAGACAACAAAATCATCTTTCTTTGCAACATCAAGCTATGTTTTTTgtgatattcctaattctctcatAGAGACAGAAATAACCAATAACAGAAATATCCAATGGTTTTGCTCCATATAAGTAacatgaaaatgaatataaaaaaaatctaatgacAAAGCGAAATAAAAGGTGGAAAAAAAAGTGAATGACACCTGAAGAACCCAAAAGTGCAAATGGCATCGAATACATTAATTCAATCTAAGAATTCCATATAAAATCTCCATAAGTGGGGCGTTAATGAACAATCAATACATTCTCGATTTATATTACCTTGAAATTTCAATTAGAATCTGGAAAACTATTTTCACCATAGAGCAAAACCACCTGCTGGCATAAAGCACGAAAGAGAAAAATCTGAATCCATAACATCTCATTGAGACTAACTCAAATAGAAAAATCCACTATTTGAGGAAGAATTTAATGAGCTAGCGAGTATCAGCACAAAAGACACAAGCAAACCTCTAATTAATCTTTAGCAATATCCAAGCACATCTAAAATATCAAATCTTGAAAGAGAGAAAAAaccgaacaacaacaacaacgaccGAAATATACATACCCACAATTTCAAGGAAACTAATGATTCAGATGAAACAACAAGTTGAACCAGCACAGCCAAGAAATTCTCGAATTGATAGTCAAATCTTGAGGTGGAATTCGACAAAAAAGCAACCACCGACATAATAGAGACAAGTAATCCTCGAATCAACAATTGGAAATATCAAGAACACCAAATATAACAATCCTGAAAGAGAGTAAAACCTGAACAACAACAAGAACGAACAACCAGATTGACATACCGACAACTTGAGTACAAGCAACGAGCGTTGACCCAACAGATAAGAAATCGTCGAGTTAACGGTAGGCAATGTCCAGGAACACCTAAAAAGGTCAAAACTCGAAAGAAACATCAAATCTTGATAAGTAAGCCTCGAGTTAATGCTAGCTAAAATCCAAGAACGTCATAAAAAAGCCAATCCTGCGCGCGTAAAGACGAACAAGAACAACAACCAGAATTGACTTACCCACATTTCCAAGAATTAAAGGAAGAATCAGACGCAATGTTCAAGAGTACCAATAATGCACGAATCTTGAAAGGAAACATAGAGAGAGGACGAGACGCTTTACTTGTCCCAGCTGATCTCGGTCTCGTAGAAAGATGGAACATCGGGACGGGCGATCTCCGTCGAACCCATTCACCTCAGCACCAAACCGATAAAAAGAGAGATCCGAGAAGAGAAGCGGAGAACTCCTCTCCctgtctccctctccccctctctTAGATTGCGAGAAATGAGAGCCGACACGCTCATATTACAACTTGCAAGGTGACAAATTAGGCTCCTCTACAATAATTCTACGAGTCCACTTATGATCGCACGTTCGTAATCGCATGTGATGATTGGAGTACAGTAACGGACGGCAGTGATGTGGGACATGGACGTCGCCACTGAAGGAATATTTTGGACGGGATCCGTCATAGTCTCGATCATTGCTCGGTTAAAAACATTTTTTAAAAACTGATTAAATTAATTCAGAAAACATTCACTTTTAGGTTGTTTTTAAAAACTGTTATCCCTTTTCATAATTTTCAAACAGTCATCCTTatttcaaaaatctcaaaaaAGATCCCCCAAAAGCTATTATGTATTTTCCATCCAAATCCAAAAGGTTTTTCCATCAACTGTTCAcagtatttttatttcaaaaacatTACACAATGTTTTTGTTTCAAAAACCCTATATAGTGttttcatttaaaaaattatgtgaaaaatattatttaatatttttaaactagtcttataatattatttttgataaaaacACTACAAGACTATTTTAAAAgtactataaaatattttaaaaatactatacaGTGGTTTTATATTTTGTGGATAAAAAATAATCTACAAAACATTGTGAATAATtgacgatttttttttttgaatttgggTGGAAAAAATGATAACTTTTTGAAAGGACATTTTTTGGAATATTAGAAATAGGGGTGATTGTTTAAGAATTATGAAAAGTGGTACCGTTCgaagaaaaaaaactcaaaaagaaaatattttccttGGAAATGGacctaaataattaatttattttttcaattatttttaaattttgaatgaaATAACCATGCGTTTGACCATTTTTTACTACACAAAATCTACTGGACCAGAATCTAATCAGGAACACAACAGAAGGGCGTGGACTAGATTTATATGTAGCGAATCTAATTAATTAGAATTTGCCATCCAACCTTTCAACAGAACTCAAGCAAGAGAGAAGCAACAAACATGTTTTATGTTCATAATTTCTTCTCTTAGATGGTCTCTCACACTGATAGATAATTATCTCAAGTTTCACATCAATATAACAAGCATTCCACTTAAATAGCAATTCAAAGACAATGAGCGGTAGCCACAGGAGAACATAATCATCAAGAAAGCAGAAAAAGGACTTGAGCCAGGATCTAAATTGGTTCATGTGCGATATGATGTTCGTAGATATACATGATGGTTCCCCAATTTGATAGAATTACCGATGGATGGTTTAACTGCTCTGTGTCAGGACTTCCGCTTCAGCTGCTGCCATGGGATCAGCCATCTTTTctgtttcttcttccttttcccctTCTCTCTCTTCCGCCAGCTTCTTCCGATGAAGCTCCTCAGCTGCTCGCATTGCAGCTTGGTGTTCCGCCTGCAGGCGCTGCATTTCTTCCTCTTGCTGTTGCCTCTCAAACCACGTATCAGCATCAGCCCAAACTGAACAACAATTAAAATGAATACTTAGAGAACATAAAAAGGCCATCAAGCTAACCATATGTCAGATAAACGGTACTCTCATTGTATCATTGCTTCTATAATGTAACTTGCAGCGGTATAAGTAGGTCTACACTGATTTAATCAGTACATTTACATTGTGAATCAAAAAACAACAAAACACTTTTATGAAAGGGACAACACTATAGTAACTATGGTTTTTTGTCACTTGAGAAACTGAAGTGATTTGTCATCACTTAATCATCTGTAAAATCTCCATTCCAAGAAGATATGGACACTCACTGAGGGACACGAGAGATGAACATGACATTCATCATAGCATCCATTAATTGGAAAGTTAACCCTAAGGTATCTTGCCACACGGCATAGCTACTAATGTTGGTGACAAGCATCATTCAATAAGTAGTGTAACTCGTAGTGTTGTAATAACCTAAATTTAAGAAGTTAAGCTAATTTTCTGACTAATCATTATCACAATAGCCTCTGGTTGTCGAAATTAGGAACATAAAGCAGGAAAATACTCTTGTTCATCTAGTGATTCTCTTTTCAAAAGTTAAAAGAAGGCAAATAAATCCTACATATGGTTGTTTATACGATTTTATTCCCTTCTGATTTATCTATAATGCCACCCACTTATCATCTGCAATCTTTACTTTTCCTCTTTTTGAACACTAATGATTCAGTTTAAATGTTGGCCTCAAGGTCGGATGCTATCTCTTGTCTGCTGCAACATAATTCATCCCATAAAGTCCTTGTTATTCAAAACATTGTGAAACTCAGTGAAGCTGTGATGTCGCAGTTCCTTTCACTAGTAACTTTCCTGATTGGACTTCAACAACAGGTAATAGGAGCTGAATGTtcaaagcaaggttcgcaataccgtaccgtaccggagtttcgatctgggctcgataccggtacggtacggtataccgctcggtacacccaggtgtaccgagcggtatattcaggagtgccgagcactgtagcagttctacagtactgctacagtcgGAACGGTAACctatggtccgcgtaccgaaagtctgtCGGACCAGTACTGCAAACCATGGTTCAAAGAATGGCTTGACCATACAACTACAAAACTAAGTGCTACGCGAATTCTTGTATAACTATTGACATAAAACAGTAATAAGAATGTACTCAACTAAACCCAAAAATGGAACCAACATATAATTGAGCTCACATTGACACTCAAACCAAAACCTAAATTGTTCAAATCCAAGACTCAAACTGATGCAGGAAGAAACCAACCGCCACCAACTTCTGCAATAACAAGTCGACAAAAGGACCTAACGATCCTACCCCACCCCTGCCCTGGATATGGCCTTAATGAGCTATGGCTGTTTAGCATTCCATGCATGGCTAGAAACACATTTTTCCCTTGTTTagcaaaacaagaaaaataattgacaagttaaaatatcataaaattgttTGATGTGTAGAAATACATGAAGGTAGAAGCCATCAAAGTAGTGTACTCAAACTCAAAGAACGGACTGGTAATCAATGATTAGTAACACTGAATGTGCCAAGCAACATAGGAACATCTTGCTTCAGAAAAAAAGAGATTTTGAGACATCAATCTCGTCAATAATATAATGACCACATGATAATATGAGCTAAGAACAATAGATGTAGATTGGTTCGTAGAACAGTAAAAGAGGAAAGGAAAAGACTGCTCAAGATGGGAGAGATACTGACTGGGCTGGGCGGCCCATCCTTGCTCGCCACCCTTGATGCGCTCGGGGAAGGCGTAATTGACGGTGAGGACGCGGCCGTAGAGCTCGGCGCCGTCCATGTTGTccatggcggcggcggcgtccTCGCGCTCGAGGAAGGTGACGAAGCCAAAGGAGCGGTGCTTCTGGGTGGCCTGGTCCAGCGGCGTCTTCACGTCCTTGATGTCCCCGAACGGTATGAACGCCGAGTGCAGGATCGCCTCGTTCACCTCCTCCGCCAACCCACCTGTTCTCAAGCGTTCCCACCCCAGACCCCATAAGAAAGAAAAGGGCATCAGAAGAACACAACATTAGGCTAAAAGAATTCCTATGAGGCAATCCGTCGAACACGTTCCAAACAAGACgaaaaatcttcttcttcttcttcttcttcttcttcttttcctactCACCTACATAGAGGGTGTTCTTCTGCACTGGGTAGTTCATGATGCTCGTCTCCTCCCACTCCGCTTTTTCCTCCCACTCCGCTTCGCCTCTCGATCAATCGAAAGGGATGACGGGCCGCGCCTGTCGACGCTTCTATTTATCTTGCATCCACAGGACTCGTTCACGTGCACTGCACGCCAGAAGAGGAAATCCTTAATCACGTGCTCGGCACCTGAGGATTCTCAAAattttgcattatatatatatatatatatacacacacacacacacactcctctAAATTAGTGATTTATATATTTGCCCCTCTAAATTTAAATATAGtccatataaaataatattataaaatcctTCAAAAATGTCGAAATGTATAATAAGCCAAGTATTTGAGACATTTATAAGATTAATTTTTACATACAATGATGGTCATAGTAATCAATATTTAACTTGAAATCATTGATGCTTCTTGGAACTCTAGAAAGTCCAAAGTCATAACTTTGGTCACTAATCACCATCACTTTAC
The DNA window shown above is from Musa acuminata AAA Group cultivar baxijiao chromosome BXJ2-4, Cavendish_Baxijiao_AAA, whole genome shotgun sequence and carries:
- the LOC103982903 gene encoding uncharacterized protein LOC103982903 isoform X7, which produces MGSTEIARPDVPSFYETEISWDKLDKTKFYVLGAGIFSGVTLALYPLSVIKTRMQVASKDAVQKNVFSAFRNIVKVDGIPGLYRGFGTVITGAVPARIVFLTSLEMTKEASLKLVEPFKLSEPVQAAIANGIAGMSGSLCSQAVFVPLDVVSQKLMVQGYSGFAKYNGGFDVVHRIIKSDGVWGLYRGFGLSVMTYPPSSAVWWASYGSSQHIIWKLLGCGNEKKNVSSQWNIVCAQAASGVVAGAVTSCVTTPLDTIKTRLQVMDTTEKRDVGQVMKRLIAEDGWRGLYRGLGPRFASMSAWGTTMIVAYEYLKRLCAVSERDLSG
- the LOC103982903 gene encoding uncharacterized protein LOC103982903 isoform X6 — its product is MFHLSTRPRSAGTSYHESSIPLFIKPRLDKTKFYVLGAGIFSGVTLALYPLSVIKTRMQVASKDAVQKNVFSAFRNIVKVDGIPGLYRGFGTVITGAVPARIVFLTSLEMTKEASLKLVEPFKLSEPVQAAIANGIAGMSGSLCSQAVFVPLDVVSQKLMVQGYSGFAKYNGGFDVVHRIIKSDGVWGLYRGFGLSVMTYPPSSAVWWASYGSSQHIIWKLLGCGNEKKNVSSQWNIVCAQAASGVVAGAVTSCVTTPLDTIKTRLQVMDTTEKRDVGQVMKRLIAEDGWRGLYRGLGPRFASMSAWGTTMIVAYEYLKRLCAVSERDLSG
- the LOC103982903 gene encoding uncharacterized protein LOC103982903 isoform X1 — protein: MFHLSTRPRSAGTSVPGHCLPLTRRFLICWVNARCLYSSCRRWFCSMVKIVFQILIEISRLDKTKFYVLGAGIFSGVTLALYPLSVIKTRMQVASKDAVQKNVFSAFRNIVKVDGIPGLYRGFGTVITGAVPARIVFLTSLEMTKEASLKLVEPFKLSEPVQAAIANGIAGMSGSLCSQAVFVPLDVVSQKLMVQGYSGFAKYNGGFDVVHRIIKSDGVWGLYRGFGLSVMTYPPSSAVWWASYGSSQHIIWKLLGCGNEKKNVSSQWNIVCAQAASGVVAGAVTSCVTTPLDTIKTRLQVMDTTEKRDVGQVMKRLIAEDGWRGLYRGLGPRFASMSAWGTTMIVAYEYLKRLCAVSERDLSG
- the LOC135610922 gene encoding uncharacterized protein LOC135610922; translated protein: MNYPVQKNTLYVGGLAEEVNEAILHSAFIPFGDIKDVKTPLDQATQKHRSFGFVTFLEREDAAAAMDNMDGAELYGRVLTVNYAFPERIKGGEQGWAAQPIWADADTWFERQQQEEEMQRLQAEHQAAMRAAEELHRKKLAEEREGEKEEETEKMADPMAAAEAEVLTQSS
- the LOC103982903 gene encoding uncharacterized protein LOC103982903 isoform X8 — translated: MVKIVFQILIEISRLDKTKFYVLGAGIFSGVTLALYPLSVIKTRMQVASKDAVQKNVFSAFRNIVKVDGIPGLYRGFGTVITGAVPARIVFLTSLEMTKEASLKLVEPFKLSEPVQAAIANGIAGMSGSLCSQAVFVPLDVVSQKLMVQGYSGFAKYNGGFDVVHRIIKSDGVWGLYRGFGLSVMTYPPSSAVWWASYGSSQHIIWKLLGCGNEKKNVSSQWNIVCAQAASGVVAGAVTSCVTTPLDTIKTRLQVMDTTEKRDVGQVMKRLIAEDGWRGLYRGLGPRFASMSAWGTTMIVAYEYLKRLCAVSERDLSG
- the LOC103982903 gene encoding uncharacterized protein LOC103982903 isoform X5, whose protein sequence is MGSTEIARPDVPSFYETEISWDKWFCSMVKIVFQILIEISRLDKTKFYVLGAGIFSGVTLALYPLSVIKTRMQVASKDAVQKNVFSAFRNIVKVDGIPGLYRGFGTVITGAVPARIVFLTSLEMTKEASLKLVEPFKLSEPVQAAIANGIAGMSGSLCSQAVFVPLDVVSQKLMVQGYSGFAKYNGGFDVVHRIIKSDGVWGLYRGFGLSVMTYPPSSAVWWASYGSSQHIIWKLLGCGNEKKNVSSQWNIVCAQAASGVVAGAVTSCVTTPLDTIKTRLQVMDTTEKRDVGQVMKRLIAEDGWRGLYRGLGPRFASMSAWGTTMIVAYEYLKRLCAVSERDLSG
- the LOC103982903 gene encoding uncharacterized protein LOC103982903 isoform X4, which codes for MFHLSTRPRSAGTSVPGHCLPLTRRFLICWVNARCLYSSCRLDKTKFYVLGAGIFSGVTLALYPLSVIKTRMQVASKDAVQKNVFSAFRNIVKVDGIPGLYRGFGTVITGAVPARIVFLTSLEMTKEASLKLVEPFKLSEPVQAAIANGIAGMSGSLCSQAVFVPLDVVSQKLMVQGYSGFAKYNGGFDVVHRIIKSDGVWGLYRGFGLSVMTYPPSSAVWWASYGSSQHIIWKLLGCGNEKKNVSSQWNIVCAQAASGVVAGAVTSCVTTPLDTIKTRLQVMDTTEKRDVGQVMKRLIAEDGWRGLYRGLGPRFASMSAWGTTMIVAYEYLKRLCAVSERDLSG
- the LOC103982903 gene encoding uncharacterized protein LOC103982903 isoform X2, with translation MFHLSTRPRSAGTSVPGHCLPLTRRFLICWVNARCLYSSCRWFCSMVKIVFQILIEISRLDKTKFYVLGAGIFSGVTLALYPLSVIKTRMQVASKDAVQKNVFSAFRNIVKVDGIPGLYRGFGTVITGAVPARIVFLTSLEMTKEASLKLVEPFKLSEPVQAAIANGIAGMSGSLCSQAVFVPLDVVSQKLMVQGYSGFAKYNGGFDVVHRIIKSDGVWGLYRGFGLSVMTYPPSSAVWWASYGSSQHIIWKLLGCGNEKKNVSSQWNIVCAQAASGVVAGAVTSCVTTPLDTIKTRLQVMDTTEKRDVGQVMKRLIAEDGWRGLYRGLGPRFASMSAWGTTMIVAYEYLKRLCAVSERDLSG
- the LOC103982903 gene encoding uncharacterized protein LOC103982903 isoform X3, whose amino-acid sequence is MGSTEIARPDVPSFYETEISWDNRWFCSMVKIVFQILIEISRLDKTKFYVLGAGIFSGVTLALYPLSVIKTRMQVASKDAVQKNVFSAFRNIVKVDGIPGLYRGFGTVITGAVPARIVFLTSLEMTKEASLKLVEPFKLSEPVQAAIANGIAGMSGSLCSQAVFVPLDVVSQKLMVQGYSGFAKYNGGFDVVHRIIKSDGVWGLYRGFGLSVMTYPPSSAVWWASYGSSQHIIWKLLGCGNEKKNVSSQWNIVCAQAASGVVAGAVTSCVTTPLDTIKTRLQVMDTTEKRDVGQVMKRLIAEDGWRGLYRGLGPRFASMSAWGTTMIVAYEYLKRLCAVSERDLSG